From Streptomyces sp. TLI_105, the proteins below share one genomic window:
- a CDS encoding ABC-F family ATP-binding cassette domain-containing protein, producing MITASGIELRAGARVLIESASFRVAKGDRIGLVGRNGAGKTTLTKCLAGEGQPAAGSIARSGEVGYLPQDPRTGDLDVLARDRILSARGLDTLIKKMRMNEERIATGSGATRDKALRQYERQETEFLTKGGYAAEAEASTIAAALGLPDRVMGQPLHTLSGGQRRRVELARILFSDADTLLLDEPTNHLDADSIVWLRDYLKTYRGGFIVISHDVDLVETVVNKVFYLDANRSTIDVYNMGWKLYQQQREADEKRRKRERQNAEKKAAALNSQADKMRAKATKTVAAQNMAKRAERLLSGLEAVRASDKVAKLRFPEPAPCGKTPLTAEGLSKSYGSLEIFTDVSLAIDKGSRVVILGLNGAGKTTLLRLLGGVEKPDTGEVTPGHGLKLGYYAQEHETLDPERTVLENMRSAAPDLDLVDVRKTLGSFLFSGDDVDKPAGVLSGGEKTRLALATLVVSSANVLLLDEPTNNLDPASREEILGALRTYKGAVVLVTHDEGAVEALDPERIILLPDGVEDLWGADYADLVALA from the coding sequence GTGATCACCGCTTCCGGCATCGAGCTGCGCGCCGGCGCCCGCGTCCTCATCGAATCCGCTTCCTTCCGCGTCGCCAAGGGCGACCGCATCGGCCTCGTCGGCCGCAACGGAGCGGGCAAGACCACGCTCACCAAGTGCCTCGCCGGCGAGGGCCAGCCGGCCGCCGGCAGCATCGCCCGCTCCGGCGAGGTCGGCTACCTTCCGCAGGACCCGCGCACCGGCGACCTCGACGTCCTGGCCCGCGACCGCATCCTCTCCGCCCGAGGCCTCGACACCCTCATCAAGAAGATGCGGATGAACGAGGAGCGCATCGCCACCGGCTCCGGCGCCACCCGCGACAAGGCGCTGCGACAGTACGAGCGCCAGGAGACCGAGTTCCTGACCAAGGGCGGGTACGCGGCCGAGGCCGAGGCCTCCACCATCGCCGCCGCCCTCGGCCTGCCCGACCGGGTCATGGGCCAGCCGCTGCACACCCTCTCCGGCGGTCAGCGCCGCCGCGTCGAGCTCGCCCGGATCCTCTTCTCCGACGCCGACACCCTGCTCCTCGACGAGCCCACGAACCACCTCGACGCCGACTCCATCGTCTGGCTGCGCGACTACCTGAAGACCTACCGCGGCGGCTTCATCGTCATCTCCCACGACGTCGACCTCGTCGAGACCGTGGTGAACAAGGTCTTCTACCTGGACGCCAACCGCTCCACGATCGACGTCTACAACATGGGCTGGAAGCTCTACCAGCAGCAGCGCGAGGCGGACGAGAAGCGCCGCAAGCGCGAGCGCCAGAACGCCGAGAAGAAGGCCGCCGCGCTCAACTCGCAGGCCGACAAGATGCGCGCCAAGGCCACCAAGACCGTCGCCGCGCAGAACATGGCCAAGCGCGCCGAGCGGCTGCTCTCCGGCCTGGAGGCGGTCCGGGCCTCCGACAAGGTCGCCAAGCTCCGCTTCCCCGAGCCGGCGCCCTGCGGCAAGACCCCGCTGACGGCCGAGGGGCTCTCCAAGTCCTACGGCTCGCTGGAGATCTTCACCGATGTGAGCCTCGCGATCGACAAGGGCTCGCGCGTCGTCATCCTCGGCCTCAACGGCGCGGGCAAGACGACCCTGCTGCGCCTCCTCGGCGGCGTCGAGAAGCCCGACACCGGCGAGGTCACCCCGGGTCACGGCCTGAAGCTCGGCTACTACGCCCAGGAGCACGAAACGCTCGACCCCGAGCGGACCGTCCTGGAGAACATGCGCTCCGCCGCGCCCGACCTCGACCTCGTCGACGTGCGCAAGACGCTCGGCTCCTTCCTCTTCTCCGGCGACGACGTCGACAAGCCGGCCGGCGTCCTCTCCGGCGGCGAGAAGACCCGGCTCGCGCTCGCGACCCTCGTCGTCTCCTCGGCGAACGTGCTGCTCCTCGACGAGCCCACCAACAACCTGGACCCGGCCAGCCGCGAGGAGATCCTCGGCGCGCTGCGCACGTACAAGGGCGCCGTCGTCCTCGTCACCCACGACGAGGGCGCCGTGGAGGCGCTCGACCCGGAGCGGATCATCCTGCTCCCGGACGGCGTCGAGGACCTGTGGGGCGCGGACTACGCGGACCTGGTGGCCCTCGCCTGA
- a CDS encoding SURF1 family protein, whose translation MYRFLLSRQWVILTLGALALIPTMIQLGFWQFHRHEHRVAQNTLIADNLKAKPLPVEELTSPGHTVPRADYWRRVTATGTFDTAHEVVVRRRTSSDDQVGVHVLTPLVLRDGRVVLVNRGWVPAAADQHSYPPVPPAPKGEVTVTGRLKADETTGASGIKDLKGLPDRQVMLISSRQQAELMGREVLGGYLELTAPEPPGGTPETIAEPDHESIGPHMAYAVQWWLFAAGVPVGWVILVRREKRDREAGDAAEAPGSPDRDMAEAQGTPSR comes from the coding sequence GTGTACCGCTTCCTGTTGTCCCGGCAGTGGGTGATCCTCACCCTCGGCGCCCTCGCCCTCATCCCCACGATGATCCAGCTGGGATTCTGGCAGTTCCACCGGCACGAGCACCGGGTCGCCCAGAACACCCTGATCGCGGACAACCTCAAGGCGAAGCCGCTCCCGGTCGAGGAGCTCACCTCCCCCGGTCACACCGTCCCGCGCGCCGACTACTGGCGGCGGGTCACCGCCACCGGCACCTTCGACACCGCCCACGAGGTGGTCGTCCGCCGCCGCACCTCCTCCGACGACCAGGTGGGCGTGCACGTCCTGACCCCGCTGGTCCTCCGCGACGGCCGGGTCGTCCTGGTCAACCGCGGCTGGGTCCCGGCCGCCGCCGACCAGCACTCCTACCCGCCGGTGCCGCCCGCCCCCAAGGGCGAGGTCACCGTCACGGGACGGCTCAAGGCGGACGAGACGACGGGCGCCAGCGGCATCAAGGACCTGAAGGGCCTGCCGGACCGCCAGGTCATGCTCATCAGCAGCCGGCAGCAGGCCGAGCTCATGGGCCGCGAGGTCCTCGGCGGCTATCTGGAGCTGACCGCGCCCGAGCCGCCCGGCGGCACCCCCGAGACGATCGCCGAGCCGGACCACGAGTCGATCGGTCCCCACATGGCGTACGCCGTGCAGTGGTGGCTCTTCGCCGCCGGGGTGCCCGTCGGCTGGGTGATCCTGGTGCGCCGGGAGAAGCGCGACCGGGAGGCCGGGGACGCCGCCGAGGCCCCCGGATCCCCGGATCGGGACATGGCGGAGGCGCAGGGCACTCCGTCCCGCTGA
- a CDS encoding Asp23/Gls24 family envelope stress response protein has product MTDLADDPVRDGVRDRGATTIADRVVAKIAAQAAGEALDSVPEGGSKPHASVVVHRDTARVSVSLDLDYPSDVGRQCGAVRSRVRTRVEGLVGLEVHEVTVHVEHLHSAHTRHTSPRGRLA; this is encoded by the coding sequence GTGACGGACCTGGCAGACGATCCGGTACGGGACGGGGTGCGGGACCGGGGGGCGACCACCATCGCCGACCGCGTCGTCGCGAAGATCGCCGCCCAGGCGGCCGGAGAGGCCCTCGACTCCGTCCCCGAAGGGGGATCGAAGCCACATGCCTCGGTGGTCGTCCACCGGGACACCGCCCGTGTCTCGGTGAGCCTCGACCTCGACTACCCCTCCGACGTCGGCCGCCAGTGCGGCGCCGTCCGGAGTCGGGTACGCACCCGCGTGGAGGGGCTCGTCGGTCTGGAGGTCCATGAGGTGACCGTCCACGTCGAGCACCTCCACTCCGCGCACACCCGCCACACCTCGCCGAGGGGCCGCCTCGCATGA
- a CDS encoding helix-turn-helix domain-containing protein, with protein sequence MAETLKKGSRVTGAARDKLAADLKKKYDSGASIRALAEETGRSYGFVHRMLSESGVTLRGRGGATRGKKAASA encoded by the coding sequence GTGGCCGAGACTCTGAAGAAGGGCAGCCGGGTGACCGGCGCCGCGCGCGACAAGCTCGCGGCAGACCTGAAGAAGAAGTACGACTCCGGTGCGAGCATCCGGGCGCTGGCCGAGGAAACCGGCCGCTCCTACGGGTTCGTCCACCGGATGCTGAGCGAGTCCGGAGTCACGCTGCGCGGACGCGGCGGAGCGACACGGGGCAAGAAGGCGGCCTCGGCCTGA
- a CDS encoding glycoside hydrolase family 15 protein, which produces MTQRIDDYALIGDLQTAALVGRDGSVDWLCLPRFDSAACFAAILGDENNGHWTVAPKGATSCTTRRYAEDTLVLETYWETRTGTVKVVDFMPQRDASPDLMRIVEGVSGSVEMASVLRLRFDYGSIVPWMRRADGHRVAIAGPDSVWLRSEPHVKTWGQQFSTQSSFTVTAGQKVAFVLTWHPSHEPRPALVDPFEALEQCLADWRKWTARCTYEGPYRPSVLRSLITLKALTYAPTGGIMAAPTTSLPEDLGGVRNWDYRACWLRDSSLTLGALLAAGYEEEAAAWRDWLLRSVAGDPADLQIMYGPAGERRLPETSLPWLRGYADSAPVRTGNAAVDQFQLDVYGEVMDSLYRAREAGIPAERHAWNLQLSLLGFLESTWREPDEGLWEVRGPRRHFTHSKVMAWVAADRAVRTLEADPTLPGDAGRWRAMRDEIHAQVCARAYDPVRNTFTQAYGSSELDAATLLIPQVGFLPPDDPRVVGTVDAVREELMHGGFLRRYSPDSTALDGLPGQEGTFLVCSFWLADALRLTGRAEEARQLFERLLTLTNDVGLLAEEYDPVAGRQLGNFPQAFSHIGLVGTALALAAEDAAG; this is translated from the coding sequence GTGACGCAACGTATCGACGACTACGCCCTCATCGGGGATCTCCAGACCGCCGCGCTCGTCGGCCGCGACGGGTCGGTCGACTGGCTGTGTCTGCCCCGCTTCGACTCCGCCGCCTGCTTCGCCGCCATCCTCGGCGACGAGAACAACGGCCACTGGACCGTCGCGCCCAAGGGCGCCACGAGCTGCACCACCCGCCGCTACGCCGAGGACACCCTCGTCCTGGAGACCTACTGGGAGACCCGTACGGGCACCGTCAAGGTCGTCGACTTCATGCCGCAGCGGGACGCGTCCCCCGACCTGATGCGGATCGTGGAGGGCGTCAGCGGCAGCGTCGAGATGGCCTCCGTGCTGCGGCTCCGCTTCGACTACGGCTCGATCGTGCCCTGGATGCGCAGGGCCGACGGCCACCGGGTCGCGATCGCCGGGCCGGACTCGGTCTGGCTGCGCAGCGAGCCGCACGTGAAGACCTGGGGCCAGCAGTTCTCCACCCAGTCCTCCTTCACCGTCACCGCCGGCCAGAAGGTGGCCTTCGTCCTGACCTGGCACCCCTCGCACGAGCCGCGTCCGGCCCTCGTCGACCCCTTCGAGGCCCTGGAGCAGTGCCTCGCGGACTGGCGGAAGTGGACGGCCCGCTGCACCTACGAGGGCCCGTACCGGCCGTCGGTGCTGCGGTCCCTGATCACCCTCAAGGCGCTCACGTACGCCCCCACCGGCGGAATCATGGCCGCCCCCACCACCTCCCTGCCGGAGGACCTCGGCGGGGTGCGGAACTGGGACTACCGCGCCTGCTGGCTGCGCGACTCCTCCCTCACCCTCGGCGCGCTGCTCGCCGCCGGGTACGAGGAGGAGGCGGCCGCCTGGCGGGACTGGCTGCTCCGCTCGGTCGCGGGCGACCCCGCCGACCTGCAGATCATGTACGGGCCGGCCGGGGAGCGCCGGCTGCCGGAGACCAGCCTGCCGTGGCTGCGCGGCTACGCCGACTCGGCGCCGGTCCGGACCGGGAACGCGGCGGTGGACCAGTTCCAGCTGGACGTGTACGGCGAGGTCATGGACTCCCTCTACCGCGCGCGTGAGGCCGGGATCCCGGCGGAGCGGCACGCCTGGAACCTCCAGCTGAGCCTCCTCGGCTTCCTGGAGTCCACCTGGCGGGAGCCGGACGAGGGCCTGTGGGAGGTCCGGGGGCCGCGCCGCCACTTCACCCACTCGAAGGTGATGGCCTGGGTCGCCGCCGACCGGGCGGTCCGCACCCTGGAGGCCGACCCCACGCTGCCGGGGGACGCGGGGCGGTGGCGGGCGATGCGGGACGAGATCCACGCCCAGGTGTGCGCGCGGGCGTACGACCCCGTGCGGAACACCTTCACCCAGGCGTACGGCTCGTCCGAGCTGGACGCCGCCACCCTCCTCATCCCCCAGGTCGGCTTCCTGCCGCCGGACGATCCCCGGGTGGTGGGGACGGTGGACGCGGTACGGGAGGAGCTGATGCACGGCGGCTTCCTGCGCCGGTACAGCCCCGACTCGACTGCCCTGGACGGGCTCCCGGGGCAGGAGGGGACCTTCCTGGTCTGCTCGTTCTGGCTGGCGGACGCGCTGCGGCTGACCGGGCGCGCCGAGGAGGCCCGCCAGCTCTTCGAGCGGCTCCTCACCCTCACCAACGACGTGGGGCTCCTCGCGGAGGAGTACGACCCGGTGGCGGGACGGCAGCTGGGGAACTTCCCGCAGGCCTTCAGCCACATCGGACTGGTGGGGACGGCTCTCGCCCTGGCCGCCGAGGACGCGGCAGGATAG
- a CDS encoding DEDDh family exonuclease, with protein MTVLDDRTTAAMWPTAYPQGYAVVDVETTGLARDDRIVSAAVYRLDAQGNVEDHWYTLVNPERDPGPVWIHGLTSDVLEGAPLFPEIAAEFAARLDGRVLVAHNAMFDWQMIAREYARAKSAAPVRQRLCTIALAKELSLPLPNHKLESLAAHFGVVQQRAHNALDDARVLAEAFRPSLHAAAERNVRLPLLECRPLTEWASTPTQPRTGHPSSYRAGSWRPSRKRPSCPYPNPGRYESDKPLKQGMRVAFSGDTSIDRELLEDRTVEAGLHVATSVSRLTSLLVTNDPDSATSKTLKARSFGTPVVDEAAYTQLLRDVTPADG; from the coding sequence ATGACCGTGCTTGACGACCGTACGACAGCAGCGATGTGGCCGACCGCCTACCCGCAGGGGTACGCGGTCGTCGACGTGGAGACCACCGGCCTCGCCCGCGACGACCGGATAGTGTCGGCTGCCGTCTACCGGCTGGACGCCCAGGGGAACGTCGAGGACCACTGGTACACCCTGGTCAACCCCGAGCGGGACCCCGGCCCCGTCTGGATCCACGGGCTGACCAGCGACGTCCTGGAGGGCGCGCCGCTCTTCCCGGAGATCGCGGCGGAGTTCGCCGCGCGGCTCGACGGGCGGGTGCTCGTCGCGCACAACGCGATGTTCGACTGGCAGATGATCGCCCGGGAGTACGCGCGCGCGAAGTCCGCCGCGCCGGTGCGCCAGCGGCTGTGCACGATCGCGCTCGCCAAGGAGCTGTCGCTGCCGCTGCCCAACCACAAGCTGGAGTCGCTCGCGGCGCACTTCGGCGTCGTGCAGCAGCGCGCGCACAACGCGCTCGACGACGCGCGGGTGCTCGCCGAGGCGTTCCGGCCGAGCCTGCACGCGGCGGCCGAGCGGAACGTACGGCTGCCGCTGCTCGAGTGCCGGCCGCTCACCGAGTGGGCCTCGACGCCGACGCAGCCCCGGACGGGCCACCCGTCCTCCTACCGGGCGGGCAGCTGGCGGCCCTCGCGGAAGCGTCCGTCGTGCCCGTACCCCAACCCCGGACGTTACGAGTCGGACAAACCACTCAAGCAGGGCATGCGGGTGGCGTTCTCCGGCGACACCTCCATCGACCGCGAGCTCCTGGAGGACCGCACCGTCGAGGCCGGTCTCCACGTCGCCACCAGCGTCTCCCGGCTGACCAGCCTCCTGGTCACCAACGACCCGGACTCCGCCACCTCCAAGACCCTCAAGGCCCGGTCGTTCGGCACCCCGGTCGTCGACGAGGCCGCCTACACCCAGCTGCTGCGGGACGTGACCCCGGCAGACGGGTGA
- a CDS encoding SDR family oxidoreductase — protein sequence MDLGLKDRVYVVTGATRGLGRASAEALLAEGAKVLVTGREEKTVADAVAELGEGAAGIAADNTDPGTPARLIAEARARFGGFDGILISVGGPAPGFAADNTDEEWAAAFDTVFLGAVRLARAAAETLGEGGVIGFVLSGSVHEPIPGLTISNGLRPGLAGFAKSLANDLGPRGIRVVGLLPSRIDTDRVRSLDALSGDADAARAANELTIPLRRYGAPEEFGRTAAFVLSPAASYLTGLMLPVDGGARAGF from the coding sequence ATGGATCTTGGACTGAAGGACCGTGTGTACGTGGTGACCGGTGCGACGCGGGGGCTCGGCCGGGCCTCGGCCGAGGCGCTGCTCGCCGAGGGCGCGAAGGTGCTGGTCACCGGGCGCGAGGAGAAGACGGTCGCCGACGCGGTGGCCGAGCTGGGCGAGGGGGCGGCCGGGATCGCCGCCGACAACACCGACCCGGGGACCCCGGCCCGGCTGATCGCCGAGGCGCGGGCCCGCTTCGGGGGCTTCGACGGCATCCTGATCAGCGTCGGCGGCCCGGCGCCCGGTTTCGCGGCGGACAACACCGACGAGGAGTGGGCGGCCGCCTTCGACACGGTCTTCCTGGGGGCGGTGCGGCTGGCCCGCGCGGCCGCCGAGACGCTCGGCGAGGGCGGGGTCATCGGCTTCGTCCTGTCCGGCTCCGTCCACGAGCCGATCCCCGGCCTCACCATCTCCAACGGGCTCCGCCCGGGACTGGCCGGCTTCGCCAAGTCCCTCGCCAACGACCTGGGCCCGCGCGGGATCCGGGTCGTCGGTCTGCTGCCGAGCCGCATCGACACGGACCGGGTCCGCTCCCTCGACGCGCTCTCCGGCGACGCGGACGCGGCCCGCGCGGCGAACGAGCTCACGATCCCGCTGCGGCGCTACGGCGCCCCGGAGGAGTTCGGACGCACGGCGGCCTTCGTGCTCTCGCCGGCCGCGTCGTACCTGACGGGGCTGATGCTGCCGGTGGACGGCGGGGCGCGCGCCGGATTCTGA
- a CDS encoding DUF6286 domain-containing protein, translating into MTTTPETDPTASAGPPAGPADGAAVVPADVPTPRARRFWSVRRIPAALLAAVVLGAAGLLLYDIAAVRADRSAMAWRRRLAHALATRPLDDVVIVAGAAVAVLLGLWLLVLALTPGLRDVLPMRREHTDVRAGLDREAAALILRDRVMEVSGVRSARVSVRRAKVGVRAVSHFRALDEVRADVETALASGVDELGLAHPPTRAVRVARPSRKERKAK; encoded by the coding sequence ATGACCACCACCCCGGAAACGGACCCCACAGCGAGCGCGGGCCCCCCGGCCGGACCCGCCGACGGCGCGGCGGTCGTCCCGGCCGACGTGCCGACGCCCCGCGCCCGCCGCTTCTGGTCCGTCCGCCGCATCCCCGCCGCCCTCCTCGCGGCCGTCGTCCTCGGCGCCGCCGGGCTGCTCCTCTACGACATCGCGGCCGTACGGGCCGACCGCTCCGCGATGGCCTGGCGGCGCCGGCTGGCCCACGCCCTCGCGACCCGGCCCCTCGACGACGTGGTGATCGTCGCCGGTGCGGCCGTCGCCGTCCTGCTCGGCCTCTGGCTCCTCGTCCTGGCCCTCACCCCGGGGCTGCGCGACGTCCTCCCGATGCGCCGCGAGCACACCGACGTGCGGGCCGGGCTGGACCGCGAGGCCGCCGCCCTCATCCTGCGGGACCGCGTCATGGAGGTCTCCGGGGTCCGGTCCGCCCGGGTGAGCGTCCGCCGCGCCAAGGTCGGCGTCCGGGCGGTGTCCCACTTCCGCGCCCTCGACGAGGTCCGCGCCGACGTGGAGACGGCGCTCGCCTCCGGCGTCGACGAGCTCGGCCTCGCCCACCCGCCCACGCGGGCGGTGCGGGTGGCCCGGCCGTCGCGGAAGGAAAGGAAGGCCAAGTGA
- a CDS encoding enoyl-CoA hydratase/isomerase family protein codes for MTTLDDSELVFDKDGVRLTVEDAVATVTLTNPAKRNAQSPALWRALTEAGRSLPGSVRVVVLRGEGKSFSAGLDRQAFTPEGFDGEPSFLDLARGSDEDLDAVIAEYQEAFTWWRRSDLVSIAAVQGHAIGAGFQLALACDLRVVAEDVQFAMRETSLGLVPDLTGTHPLVSLVGYARALEICATGRFVHAEEAERIGLANLSVPADELDAAVRDLSAALLAAPRDAVTETKALLQGVSGRSYEEQRIAERAAQARRLRDLAGLGD; via the coding sequence ATGACTACGCTCGACGACTCTGAGCTCGTGTTCGACAAGGACGGTGTACGGCTCACCGTCGAGGACGCCGTTGCCACGGTGACCCTGACCAATCCGGCGAAGCGCAACGCCCAGTCTCCCGCTCTGTGGCGGGCGTTGACGGAAGCCGGCCGGTCGTTGCCCGGCAGCGTGCGGGTCGTCGTTCTGCGCGGCGAGGGCAAGTCCTTCTCCGCCGGACTCGACCGGCAGGCGTTCACGCCCGAGGGCTTCGACGGCGAGCCGTCCTTCCTCGACCTCGCGCGCGGTTCCGACGAGGACCTCGACGCGGTCATCGCCGAGTACCAGGAGGCGTTCACCTGGTGGCGCCGCAGCGACCTCGTGTCGATCGCGGCCGTCCAGGGCCACGCCATCGGCGCGGGCTTCCAGCTCGCCCTCGCCTGCGACCTGCGGGTCGTCGCCGAGGACGTGCAGTTCGCCATGCGCGAGACCAGCCTGGGCCTCGTCCCGGACCTGACCGGGACGCACCCGCTCGTCTCGCTCGTCGGCTACGCCCGCGCGCTGGAGATCTGCGCCACCGGCCGCTTCGTGCACGCGGAGGAGGCCGAGCGCATCGGTCTCGCCAACCTGTCCGTGCCCGCCGACGAGCTCGACGCGGCGGTACGGGACCTCAGCGCCGCCCTGCTCGCGGCGCCCCGCGACGCGGTCACCGAGACCAAGGCGCTGCTCCAGGGCGTCTCCGGCCGCTCCTACGAGGAGCAGCGCATCGCCGAGCGCGCCGCCCAGGCCCGCCGCCTGCGCGACCTGGCGGGCCTCGGCGACTGA
- the amaP gene encoding alkaline shock response membrane anchor protein AmaP, whose product MTVVLRRVNRVLLGLAGLLLVVVGGAVLAAALDLSVPSWWPWSGPSDVLLSTADRQRWRDESWWWPVVIAVLGLIVLLALWWLLVQFRRARLAEVLVDTGDGEEAVLRGSALKSVLEADAASQDGVARAKVALTGRRAAPRTRIALLLEPHASPGDALSTLSTRALAHARTSAGLPALPTEARLRAVKHRARRVA is encoded by the coding sequence GTGACCGTCGTCCTCCGGCGCGTCAACCGCGTCCTGCTCGGTCTCGCCGGGCTGCTCCTCGTGGTCGTCGGCGGCGCCGTCCTCGCCGCCGCCCTCGACCTGTCCGTACCGTCCTGGTGGCCCTGGTCGGGCCCCTCCGACGTGCTGCTCTCCACCGCCGACCGGCAGCGCTGGCGGGACGAGAGCTGGTGGTGGCCGGTGGTCATCGCCGTCCTCGGGCTCATCGTCCTGCTGGCCCTGTGGTGGCTGCTCGTCCAGTTCCGGCGGGCCCGGCTCGCCGAGGTCCTCGTCGACACCGGCGACGGCGAGGAGGCGGTCCTGCGCGGCAGTGCCCTGAAGAGCGTCCTGGAGGCGGACGCCGCCTCGCAGGACGGCGTCGCCCGGGCCAAGGTCGCCCTCACGGGCCGCCGCGCCGCCCCCCGGACCCGGATCGCGCTCCTCCTGGAGCCGCACGCCTCCCCGGGCGACGCCCTGTCCACCCTCAGCACCCGGGCCCTCGCCCACGCCCGCACGTCGGCGGGACTGCCCGCCCTGCCCACCGAGGCGCGGCTGCGCGCGGTGAAGCACCGCGCCCGCCGGGTCGCCTGA
- a CDS encoding TetR/AcrR family transcriptional regulator, with amino-acid sequence MARSALTRDEVLDTAAALVREHGPDALTMRRLASELGTAVTSIYWHVGNRESLLDALVARTVADLGTIRPRGATPAERIVSVARALRRALREHPHLVAMVHERGLTERMFLPAQRALVHEAHAAGLRGVRAAALVHAVQFQVVGHVLVERNRERAPAQPPAETELWATEPTGLTTPDPELARALAAPIDTEAVFLVAVRALVAGLLR; translated from the coding sequence ATGGCACGCTCCGCGCTGACCCGCGACGAGGTCCTGGACACGGCGGCCGCCCTGGTGAGGGAGCACGGCCCGGACGCGCTGACGATGCGTCGGCTCGCCTCCGAGCTCGGCACCGCGGTCACCTCGATCTACTGGCACGTCGGCAACCGCGAGTCGCTCCTCGACGCCCTCGTCGCCCGCACCGTCGCCGACCTCGGCACGATCCGTCCCCGGGGCGCGACCCCGGCCGAGCGGATCGTCTCGGTCGCCCGCGCACTGCGCCGCGCCCTGCGCGAACACCCGCACCTGGTGGCGATGGTCCACGAACGCGGTCTGACGGAACGCATGTTCCTGCCGGCCCAACGCGCCCTGGTCCACGAGGCCCACGCGGCGGGGCTGCGCGGCGTCCGCGCGGCCGCCCTGGTCCACGCGGTCCAGTTCCAGGTCGTCGGCCACGTCCTCGTGGAGCGCAACCGCGAACGCGCCCCCGCCCAGCCGCCGGCCGAGACGGAGCTCTGGGCCACGGAGCCGACCGGCCTCACCACCCCCGACCCGGAGCTCGCCCGCGCCCTCGCCGCGCCGATCGACACGGAGGCCGTGTTCCTGGTGGCGGTGCGCGCGCTGGTGGCGGGGCTGCTGCGCTGA
- a CDS encoding Asp23/Gls24 family envelope stress response protein gives MTDTTYSGDSGTDEPRRGSMVKRGGGPAASRGRTTIADGVVEKIAGLAARDVDGVHAMGSGFSRTLGAVRDRVPGGGGGKSGVTRGVKAEVGEVQTALDLEIVVDYGVSIADVAGDVRENVIAAVERMTGLEVVEVNIAVSDVKLPEDEEEEPEPRLQ, from the coding sequence ATGACGGACACCACTTACTCAGGAGACTCCGGGACGGACGAACCGCGCCGCGGCTCCATGGTCAAGCGGGGCGGCGGGCCGGCGGCCTCCCGGGGCCGGACGACGATCGCCGACGGCGTCGTGGAGAAGATCGCCGGGCTCGCCGCGCGTGACGTCGACGGCGTCCACGCCATGGGCAGCGGCTTCTCCCGTACCTTGGGCGCCGTCCGCGACCGGGTGCCCGGCGGAGGCGGCGGCAAGTCGGGGGTCACCCGAGGCGTCAAGGCCGAGGTCGGCGAGGTGCAGACCGCACTCGACCTGGAGATCGTCGTCGACTACGGCGTCTCCATCGCCGACGTCGCCGGCGACGTCAGGGAGAACGTCATCGCCGCCGTGGAGCGGATGACGGGCCTCGAAGTCGTCGAGGTCAACATCGCGGTCAGCGACGTGAAGCTTCCCGAGGACGAGGAAGAGGAGCCGGAGCCCCGACTCCAGTAG